Proteins encoded together in one Catellatospora citrea window:
- a CDS encoding sugar O-acetyltransferase encodes MRNEQRLPTRTPESRAFAERVQTVMGLTARLNALPFDDLDARRALLTEIFGRPVPDSLSILPPFYCDYGLGASFGERVFINQGCFFLDYGGITVGDRVLIGPGVTLSTAGHPVELDERYDFITHAPIVIEDDVWIGAAATVTPGVTIGRGSVVGAGAVVAKDVPPLSVVTATSVVERKRLKPAPTATS; translated from the coding sequence GTGCGCAACGAGCAACGCCTACCAACGAGGACGCCCGAATCGCGCGCATTCGCGGAACGCGTACAGACCGTCATGGGCCTGACCGCGCGCCTGAATGCGCTTCCGTTCGATGACCTGGACGCGCGCAGGGCGTTGCTCACCGAGATCTTCGGCAGGCCCGTCCCGGATTCTCTGTCCATCCTGCCCCCGTTCTATTGCGACTACGGGCTCGGCGCATCGTTCGGGGAGCGCGTGTTCATCAATCAGGGATGCTTCTTCCTGGACTACGGGGGGATCACCGTCGGCGACCGCGTCCTGATCGGCCCCGGAGTGACGCTGAGCACGGCGGGCCACCCGGTCGAGCTCGACGAACGCTACGACTTCATCACGCACGCACCCATCGTCATCGAGGATGACGTATGGATCGGCGCTGCGGCCACGGTCACCCCTGGCGTGACGATCGGCCGGGGCTCGGTCGTCGGCGCGGGTGCCGTTGTCGCGAAGGATGTGCCACCGCTGAGTGTGGTGACGGCAACGAGCGTCGTCGAGCGCAAGCGCCTGAAGCCGGCGCCCACCGCAACCTCCTGA
- a CDS encoding VOC family protein → MTIQRMDNVGIVVDDLDTAVAFFTELGMELEGRMPIEGSWAGKVVGIDGTRTEVAMMRVPNAAGRLELVTYHHPKAITPEPKVAPANTLGLHRVMFAVDDLEDTLARLRPHGAELVGEVTRYEDSYLLCYLRGPGGIILALAEQLS, encoded by the coding sequence ATGACCATTCAGCGCATGGACAACGTCGGCATCGTGGTCGACGACCTCGACACCGCCGTCGCCTTCTTCACCGAACTCGGCATGGAGCTCGAAGGTCGGATGCCGATCGAAGGAAGCTGGGCGGGGAAGGTCGTCGGGATCGACGGCACGCGCACCGAAGTCGCGATGATGCGCGTGCCGAACGCCGCCGGCCGGCTCGAACTCGTGACATACCACCACCCGAAGGCGATCACCCCCGAGCCGAAGGTCGCCCCGGCGAACACCCTGGGCCTGCACCGCGTCATGTTCGCCGTCGACGACCTCGAGGACACCCTCGCCCGCCTCCGCCCGCACGGCGCCGAACTCGTCGGTGAGGTGACGCGCTACGAGGACAGCTACCTGCTCTGCTACCTGCGCGGGCCGGGTGGCATCATCCTCGCGCTGGCCGAGCAGCTGAGCTGA
- a CDS encoding CHAP domain-containing protein, with protein sequence MLLLTGITVLAAPTPASADPTFPLYGPYPASTAIDGRGSMNPEDRTRIDAYLTGTQIYLRCQDSGPSVGGSGIWDYTREGYWIPDAYVKTGTSGFVSGVPRCLSLGIDGHASAGSPHGPYAAKVDVNGRGSANPTDTVRVDAYLAGSLLYLKCQDYGIAVEGSTLWDYTYDGYWVPDVYVQTGTSGRIPGVPTCTSLGISPGVTTNPNGGRQFQVRTTLNGYHAKSLSATKVVDRYAEGTFITVMCQAYGEANYGGSTIWDKTSDGLWVADFYVRTGSSGIVMSRCDSDGPSGSGNRYLAKTTLNGYSGKSLNSTATVDKYPGGSYVTIVCQAYGEFNYGGSAVWDKTSDGLWVADYYISTGSDDIVMSRCDSTPKPTGGPGNPTVPGTPAPGSFIDWEVRDKIVNAARSQLGTHEWGDNCNPYGQNGVKCGWAWCSMFASWTWRQGGIDVFFPYSGSFYGWGQARGLLRSKTNIRPGDVVMFGASSGASNHIGVVVGVDPDGRITTIEGNWNNEVRLVGPYDPVSPGPTHENIYAVVAPVNDGSQVWQNSPAIPADATCTESKTHLGVTYLLCLEGTGASTRAVLAVRPSSDMPVRAMVVHNGGVLTCQTNYMRAGVWRRCQSGYETASKWRPSTADAEVTVGGSERPELHVGNVGLYGSAQENGTWCGPAAMQAALEAMDASPLPSQSSLASHSGSTSTGTLPGSMASTMSAFTPIVGTGLKTYGWYSFGDGNLPLEYGLDRVRRGIDNGQPSILLVKPQLLPWGASGGSGLLRHWVVIYGYGSSDSTAGETGQYTSNFTVWDPWDDTHHRMDIDQLITAANAAEVPGDITTVSPAL encoded by the coding sequence ATGCTGTTGTTGACCGGCATCACCGTCCTGGCCGCACCCACGCCGGCCAGCGCGGACCCCACCTTCCCGCTGTACGGGCCCTATCCGGCCTCCACCGCCATCGACGGCCGCGGCAGCATGAACCCCGAAGACCGCACCAGGATCGACGCGTATCTGACGGGCACCCAGATCTACCTCAGGTGCCAGGACTCGGGCCCGTCGGTCGGCGGCAGCGGGATCTGGGACTACACCCGCGAGGGCTACTGGATTCCCGACGCCTACGTCAAGACCGGCACCAGCGGCTTCGTCAGCGGCGTGCCGCGCTGCCTCTCGCTGGGCATCGACGGCCACGCCTCGGCCGGCTCGCCGCACGGACCGTACGCCGCCAAGGTCGACGTCAACGGGCGCGGCAGCGCCAACCCGACCGACACGGTGCGGGTCGACGCCTACCTGGCCGGCAGCCTGCTCTACCTCAAGTGCCAGGACTACGGCATCGCCGTGGAGGGCAGCACCCTCTGGGACTACACCTACGACGGCTACTGGGTGCCGGACGTCTACGTCCAGACCGGCACGTCGGGCCGGATCCCCGGGGTGCCGACCTGCACCTCGCTCGGTATCTCGCCCGGGGTCACCACCAACCCCAACGGCGGCCGGCAGTTCCAGGTGCGCACCACCCTCAACGGCTACCACGCCAAGAGCCTGTCCGCGACCAAGGTCGTGGACAGGTACGCCGAGGGCACGTTCATCACCGTGATGTGCCAGGCCTACGGCGAGGCGAACTACGGCGGCTCGACGATCTGGGACAAGACCAGCGACGGGCTGTGGGTGGCGGACTTCTACGTGCGCACCGGCTCGTCGGGGATCGTGATGAGCAGGTGCGACAGCGACGGACCGTCCGGCAGCGGCAATCGCTACCTCGCCAAGACCACCCTCAACGGCTACTCGGGCAAGAGCCTGAACTCGACCGCGACCGTGGACAAGTACCCCGGCGGCAGCTACGTCACCATCGTCTGCCAGGCCTACGGCGAGTTCAACTACGGCGGCTCGGCGGTGTGGGACAAGACCAGCGACGGACTGTGGGTCGCCGACTACTACATCTCCACCGGCAGCGACGACATCGTCATGAGCCGGTGCGACAGCACGCCGAAGCCGACGGGCGGGCCGGGCAACCCCACCGTGCCGGGCACCCCGGCGCCGGGCAGCTTCATCGACTGGGAGGTCCGCGACAAGATCGTCAACGCGGCCAGGAGCCAGCTCGGCACGCACGAGTGGGGAGACAACTGCAATCCCTACGGCCAGAACGGCGTCAAGTGCGGGTGGGCGTGGTGCTCCATGTTCGCCAGCTGGACCTGGCGCCAGGGTGGCATCGACGTCTTCTTCCCGTACAGCGGCAGCTTCTACGGCTGGGGCCAGGCCCGCGGCCTGCTGCGGTCCAAGACCAACATCCGGCCCGGTGACGTGGTGATGTTCGGCGCCAGCTCCGGGGCGAGCAACCACATCGGGGTGGTCGTCGGCGTCGATCCCGACGGCCGCATCACGACCATCGAAGGCAACTGGAACAACGAGGTCCGGCTCGTCGGACCGTACGACCCGGTCAGCCCCGGCCCGACCCACGAGAACATCTACGCCGTGGTCGCCCCGGTCAACGACGGCTCACAGGTGTGGCAGAACAGCCCCGCCATCCCCGCGGACGCGACCTGCACCGAGAGCAAGACCCACCTCGGCGTGACCTACCTGCTGTGCCTGGAGGGCACGGGCGCGTCCACGCGGGCCGTGCTCGCGGTGCGGCCGTCCAGCGACATGCCGGTGCGGGCGATGGTCGTCCACAACGGCGGTGTGCTGACCTGCCAGACCAACTACATGAGGGCAGGGGTCTGGCGAAGATGCCAGAGCGGCTACGAGACGGCGAGCAAGTGGCGTCCCTCCACGGCCGACGCCGAGGTCACCGTCGGCGGCAGCGAGCGTCCTGAACTGCATGTGGGCAACGTGGGCCTGTACGGGTCGGCGCAGGAGAACGGCACCTGGTGCGGCCCGGCCGCGATGCAGGCGGCGCTGGAGGCGATGGACGCCAGCCCGCTGCCCAGCCAGTCCAGCCTGGCCAGCCACTCCGGCTCCACCTCGACCGGCACCCTGCCGGGCAGCATGGCCTCGACCATGTCCGCGTTCACGCCCATCGTGGGGACCGGGCTGAAGACCTACGGCTGGTACTCGTTCGGCGACGGCAACCTGCCGCTGGAGTACGGGCTGGACCGGGTCCGCCGCGGCATCGACAACGGCCAGCCCAGCATCCTGCTGGTCAAGCCGCAGCTGCTGCCGTGGGGCGCGTCCGGGGGCAGCGGCCTGCTGCGCCACTGGGTCGTCATCTACGGCTACGGCTCCAGCGACAGCACCGCCGGTGAGACCGGCCAGTACACGAGCAACTTCACCGTGTGGGACCCCTGGGACGACACCCACCACCGGATGGACATCGACCAGCTCATCACCGCGGCGAACGCCGCCGAGGTCCCGGGCGACATCACCACCGTGTCTCCGGCGCTGTGA
- a CDS encoding helix-turn-helix domain-containing protein, whose translation MTDDLTAALAATVRTTREQQGLTVAAVAEVSGVSRAMISKVERGEAQPTAALLGRLSGALGLTLSELIARAEGDAVRLSRRDEQPVWTDPETGYVRRAVSPPGSSALELVEVELPPGTEVAYPAQAYRFIDQQIWMLSGHLRFVEGDQVHELDAGDCLQLGAPADCVFVNTTTAPCRYLIVLDKIAAPRRSP comes from the coding sequence GTGACCGATGACCTCACCGCAGCCCTGGCCGCGACCGTGCGCACCACCAGGGAACAGCAAGGACTCACGGTCGCGGCGGTGGCCGAGGTGTCCGGCGTGTCCCGCGCGATGATCTCGAAGGTCGAGCGCGGCGAGGCCCAGCCGACCGCGGCGCTGCTGGGAAGGTTGTCCGGCGCGCTCGGCCTCACCCTGTCGGAATTGATCGCACGTGCCGAGGGCGACGCCGTGCGCCTCTCGCGGCGCGACGAGCAGCCCGTGTGGACCGACCCCGAGACCGGCTACGTGCGCCGCGCGGTCTCGCCTCCGGGCAGTTCCGCCCTGGAACTGGTCGAGGTGGAACTCCCGCCCGGCACCGAGGTCGCCTACCCGGCGCAGGCCTACCGCTTCATCGACCAGCAGATCTGGATGCTGTCCGGACACCTGCGCTTCGTGGAAGGCGACCAGGTCCACGAGCTCGACGCCGGGGACTGCCTGCAGCTCGGCGCTCCGGCCGACTGCGTGTTCGTCAACACGACCACGGCCCCGTGTCGCTACCTGATCGTGCTCGACAAGATCGCCGCCCCGAGGCGATCACCGTAG
- a CDS encoding arsinothricin resistance N-acetyltransferase ArsN1 family B — translation MTWDGNIRRATADDAAACAAIYAPYVTDTAITFETEPPTAEEMARRIEAANLRHAWLVLEVDGTVVGYAYGTEHRTRAAYRWACDASIYLQMDRRRTGGGRALYTALLAILAARGYRRVMGGVTQPNEASMGLHRSFGFSDVGTYRRVGWKLGAWHDVTWLQLDLAPDDELAAEPGELR, via the coding sequence ATGACATGGGATGGGAACATCCGCCGCGCGACCGCGGATGATGCCGCAGCCTGCGCCGCGATCTACGCGCCTTACGTCACCGACACCGCGATCACGTTCGAGACCGAGCCGCCCACCGCGGAGGAGATGGCTCGGCGCATCGAGGCAGCCAACCTGCGCCACGCGTGGCTCGTGCTGGAGGTCGACGGCACGGTCGTGGGCTACGCGTACGGGACGGAGCACCGGACCCGCGCCGCATACCGCTGGGCCTGCGACGCCAGCATCTACCTGCAGATGGACCGCCGCCGCACCGGCGGCGGGCGGGCGCTCTACACCGCCTTGCTGGCCATTCTCGCCGCCCGCGGATACCGGCGGGTGATGGGCGGTGTGACCCAGCCCAATGAGGCCAGCATGGGGCTGCACCGATCCTTCGGCTTCTCCGACGTCGGAACCTACCGCAGAGTCGGCTGGAAGCTGGGCGCCTGGCACGACGTCACCTGGCTGCAGTTGGACCTCGCGCCCGACGATGAGCTCGCCGCCGAACCCGGCGAACTCCGGTGA
- a CDS encoding COG4315 family predicted lipoprotein produces MGPKAAHGLGRVTVILAFAAAAVLGAATTAVAENPLRATTAEEVTVQTSTGPMGTYLTDGQGRALYLFVADTSAKSTCTGECAVAWPPLVTTGAPKAGAGVTADKLSTVARDDGSMQVLYNDHPLYYFIKDTAPGQTNGQGVNGFGALWWLVAPTGDAIT; encoded by the coding sequence ATGGGCCCGAAGGCAGCACACGGGCTGGGCAGGGTGACGGTCATACTCGCGTTCGCCGCGGCGGCCGTGCTGGGGGCCGCGACGACCGCGGTCGCCGAAAACCCGCTCCGCGCGACGACGGCAGAAGAGGTCACGGTGCAGACGAGCACCGGACCGATGGGCACGTATCTCACCGATGGCCAGGGCAGGGCACTGTACCTGTTCGTGGCGGACACCAGCGCCAAGTCCACCTGCACCGGCGAGTGCGCGGTCGCCTGGCCGCCGCTGGTGACGACGGGTGCGCCGAAGGCCGGCGCCGGGGTGACCGCGGACAAGCTGAGCACGGTCGCTCGCGACGACGGCTCGATGCAGGTCCTCTACAACGATCACCCGCTCTATTACTTCATCAAGGACACGGCGCCGGGCCAGACCAACGGCCAGGGCGTGAACGGCTTCGGTGCGCTGTGGTGGCTGGTCGCGCCGACCGGCGACGCCATCACCTGA
- a CDS encoding serine hydrolase domain-containing protein, with protein MPTQRGLLPRSTPAAAGVSSRAVAALLDRLEAQSVECHSIMVVRHGHVVAEGWWAPYSADRPHLLYSLTKSFTSIAVGLAIADGLLSLDDRVVDVLPDRVPSDVSAQGRRLTVHHLLSMTTGHGADSLAEAWRREPDDLVKGFLRVPFADVEGTRHAYDNATTYVLARMVERVTGRGLPELLDDRLFEPMGVDHAEWDRVASGAAFGFHGLHLTTEAVAAFGELLLRGGLWGGRQLVPREWVELATRRHSDSGPFKDDGSDDADFSCGYGYQFWMSRHGYHGHGAFGQQCVVVPSHDLVVAVTAQGEAQVVLDALWECLLPGLDDTGSARDDEILARRLRQLSLAPVTGAAAPERSVKARLDASAEDSALPDGTTVIVDPVDRGWLVRLGSSLDVEVGHGEWRESSPLGRPVVAAGAWQGDTFVADLRVITTPHRVRLLVDAGAGTAVATWSTVPLTGPRLALHLRAPLMTRPDVA; from the coding sequence ATGCCCACTCAACGCGGCCTGCTGCCACGGTCGACACCGGCTGCCGCGGGGGTGTCTTCCCGCGCGGTCGCCGCGCTGCTGGACCGGCTCGAAGCGCAGTCCGTCGAGTGCCACTCCATCATGGTCGTGCGCCACGGTCACGTCGTCGCCGAAGGCTGGTGGGCGCCCTACTCGGCCGACCGCCCACACCTTCTCTACTCGCTGACCAAGTCGTTCACCTCGATCGCGGTGGGGCTTGCGATCGCCGACGGGCTGCTCTCGCTGGACGACCGGGTGGTGGACGTGTTGCCCGACCGCGTCCCGTCCGACGTCTCGGCGCAGGGACGCCGCCTCACCGTGCACCACCTGCTGTCCATGACGACCGGACACGGTGCGGACAGCCTTGCCGAGGCCTGGCGGCGGGAACCGGACGACCTGGTCAAGGGCTTCCTGCGCGTGCCGTTCGCCGACGTCGAGGGGACACGGCACGCCTACGACAACGCGACCACCTACGTCCTGGCCCGGATGGTGGAGCGGGTCACCGGCCGCGGCCTGCCGGAACTGCTCGACGACCGCCTCTTCGAGCCGATGGGCGTCGACCACGCCGAGTGGGATCGGGTGGCGAGCGGCGCCGCCTTCGGATTCCACGGACTGCACCTGACGACCGAGGCTGTCGCCGCCTTCGGTGAACTGCTGCTGCGTGGCGGCCTCTGGGGCGGCCGGCAGCTCGTTCCGCGCGAATGGGTGGAACTCGCGACCAGACGGCACAGCGACAGCGGGCCGTTCAAGGACGACGGGTCCGACGACGCCGACTTCAGCTGCGGATACGGCTACCAGTTCTGGATGTCGCGGCACGGCTACCACGGTCACGGCGCCTTCGGCCAGCAGTGCGTGGTGGTGCCGTCGCATGATCTCGTGGTCGCCGTGACCGCCCAAGGAGAGGCCCAGGTGGTGCTCGACGCACTCTGGGAGTGCCTGCTGCCCGGCTTGGACGACACGGGAAGCGCCCGGGACGATGAGATCCTCGCCAGGCGGCTGCGGCAGCTGTCACTCGCGCCGGTCACGGGTGCGGCCGCCCCGGAGCGTTCCGTCAAGGCGAGACTCGACGCCTCCGCCGAGGATTCGGCTCTGCCCGACGGCACCACGGTGATCGTCGATCCCGTGGACCGTGGTTGGCTCGTGCGACTCGGATCGTCGCTCGACGTCGAGGTCGGCCACGGCGAATGGCGGGAGAGTTCACCGCTCGGCCGCCCGGTCGTCGCGGCCGGCGCCTGGCAGGGCGACACGTTCGTTGCCGACCTGCGCGTCATCACCACCCCGCACCGGGTCCGGCTGCTGGTCGACGCCGGTGCGGGGACGGCGGTCGCGACGTGGAGCACCGTGCCCCTGACCGGTCCCCGCCTGGCGTTGCATCTGCGGGCACCGCTGATGACGCGACCCGACGTCGCGTAG
- a CDS encoding ABC transporter permease subunit yields the protein MTATLQAPQASHRPVIAHVGIPGLRLVRSEIRKITTTNAWWLFGIASLVFTGLALFINMSEAAQHIERARDTAAVFRAGRGMSAAEAAAAKAEFAQLHDLHLQAVNAAGNIFTSGQFFGLLLVMLLGALVITNEFQYQTATATFLTTPQRTRVVFGKLLAVLGLGFLFWLVSRVVSVVAGLVFFDNIGLTNSLGEWPVQRAIIFNLVAYLLWALLGFGLGTLINSQIGAVVTAMIIYLGGFVGGMGVFTLIRNLLIHGDWVLTSAVVMPSIASQVMVSPEKLYPQAAQWWVGVLVMVGWSLVAATIGIVLNRRRDIA from the coding sequence ATGACCGCGACACTCCAGGCGCCCCAGGCCTCGCACCGCCCGGTGATCGCCCACGTCGGCATCCCGGGGCTCCGGCTCGTCCGCAGCGAGATCCGGAAGATCACCACCACCAACGCCTGGTGGCTGTTCGGCATCGCGTCGCTGGTCTTCACCGGGCTCGCCCTGTTCATCAACATGTCCGAGGCGGCGCAGCACATCGAACGCGCACGGGACACCGCGGCGGTGTTCCGGGCGGGCCGCGGCATGAGCGCGGCAGAGGCCGCTGCGGCCAAGGCAGAGTTCGCGCAGCTGCACGACCTGCATCTGCAGGCGGTAAACGCGGCCGGCAACATCTTCACCAGCGGCCAGTTCTTCGGGCTGCTGCTGGTGATGCTGCTGGGCGCCCTCGTCATCACCAACGAATTCCAGTACCAGACGGCGACGGCCACGTTCCTGACCACGCCGCAGCGCACCCGCGTCGTGTTCGGCAAGCTCCTGGCCGTACTCGGCCTCGGGTTCCTGTTCTGGCTCGTGTCGCGGGTCGTGTCGGTGGTGGCCGGGCTGGTGTTCTTCGACAACATCGGCCTGACGAACTCCCTGGGCGAGTGGCCGGTCCAGCGGGCGATCATCTTCAACCTGGTCGCGTACCTGCTGTGGGCGCTGCTCGGCTTCGGGCTCGGCACGCTGATCAACAGCCAGATCGGTGCGGTCGTCACGGCGATGATCATCTATCTCGGGGGATTCGTCGGCGGGATGGGCGTGTTCACCCTCATCCGGAACCTTCTCATCCACGGCGACTGGGTGCTGACCTCCGCGGTCGTCATGCCGTCCATCGCATCGCAGGTCATGGTGTCGCCGGAGAAGCTGTATCCGCAGGCCGCGCAGTGGTGGGTCGGCGTGCTGGTCATGGTCGGCTGGTCGCTGGTCGCCGCCACGATCGGCATCGTGCTCAACCGTCGCCGCGACATCGCATGA
- a CDS encoding ABC transporter ATP-binding protein, with translation MADDGIAVNGLTKLYKNVRAVDDLSFTVSPGRVTGFLGPNGAGKTTTLRMVLNLVRPTAGTTTIGGRRYADLTDPIRKVGALLEASGAHRGRTGRNHLRVLCDAAGIPVSRADEVLDTVGLTPAADRKFKGYSLGMRQRLGIAAALLGDPDVLILDEPANGLDPEGIRWMRDLLKSLADEGRTVLVSSHLMSEMELLADDVVIIAAGKLVQQGPLAEVIDSAGGAQMLVRTPRPEALVAELGAGITATPVEGGALRIVGADGPTIGAAALRVGAEIHELTVERRDLENVFLQLTAGKADIR, from the coding sequence ATGGCCGACGATGGTATCGCTGTCAATGGGCTGACCAAGCTGTACAAGAACGTGCGCGCGGTCGATGACCTGTCGTTCACCGTCAGCCCGGGCCGGGTCACCGGCTTTCTGGGGCCCAACGGCGCGGGGAAGACGACCACGCTGCGCATGGTGCTGAACCTGGTCCGGCCCACGGCGGGAACCACGACCATCGGCGGACGGCGCTACGCCGACCTCACCGATCCCATCCGCAAGGTCGGCGCGCTCCTGGAGGCGTCGGGCGCGCACCGCGGCCGCACCGGCCGCAACCACCTGCGCGTGCTGTGCGACGCGGCCGGGATCCCCGTCAGCCGGGCCGACGAGGTGCTGGACACGGTCGGGCTGACGCCGGCCGCGGACCGCAAGTTCAAGGGGTACTCGCTGGGCATGCGCCAGCGCCTGGGCATCGCCGCGGCGCTGTTGGGCGACCCGGACGTGCTCATCCTGGACGAGCCCGCCAACGGGCTGGACCCGGAGGGCATCCGGTGGATGCGGGACCTGCTCAAGTCGCTCGCCGACGAGGGCCGCACGGTCCTCGTGTCGAGCCACCTGATGTCGGAGATGGAACTCCTCGCCGACGACGTGGTGATCATCGCGGCGGGCAAGCTGGTCCAGCAGGGTCCGCTGGCCGAGGTCATCGACTCCGCCGGCGGCGCGCAGATGCTCGTGCGCACGCCCCGGCCGGAGGCGCTCGTCGCCGAGCTGGGCGCCGGGATCACCGCCACCCCCGTCGAGGGCGGAGCGCTGCGGATCGTGGGCGCGGACGGGCCGACGATCGGCGCGGCGGCGCTGCGGGTCGGCGCCGAGATCCATGAGCTGACCGTCGAGCGTCGCGACCTCGAGAACGTGTTCCTCCAGCTGACGGCCGGAAAGGCAGACATCCGATGA
- a CDS encoding DUF5317 family protein, with product MSIYGLILLIAPPAVGVIVGYACGGRLGELRYIRLSALWLLWLAAAVQAAQYYVTPLRHPALLVVVFGLVLWWLARNLPTWPLAIRVAGVAITVGALANGLTIALNGRMPYEPTAAAAVGLRPDLTTPKNEPADDATRLAFLGDTIPVSPLNKVVSAGDVLIGAGTVALTALAMRRRRHDQPDPIPQLTTGGET from the coding sequence ATGTCGATCTACGGTCTGATCCTGCTCATCGCACCACCGGCGGTGGGCGTCATCGTCGGCTACGCCTGCGGGGGTCGCCTCGGCGAGCTGCGTTACATCCGGCTGTCGGCACTGTGGCTGCTGTGGCTGGCCGCAGCCGTCCAGGCGGCGCAGTACTACGTGACTCCCCTGCGGCATCCCGCCCTGCTGGTCGTGGTGTTCGGCCTGGTCCTGTGGTGGCTGGCCAGGAACCTTCCGACCTGGCCGCTCGCGATCCGCGTCGCCGGCGTCGCCATCACGGTCGGTGCCCTCGCCAACGGACTGACCATCGCCCTCAACGGGCGCATGCCGTACGAGCCGACCGCGGCCGCAGCAGTCGGCCTGCGACCGGACCTCACCACACCCAAGAACGAACCCGCCGACGACGCGACCCGACTCGCCTTCCTCGGCGACACCATCCCGGTGTCGCCGCTGAACAAGGTCGTCAGTGCCGGCGACGTGCTCATCGGCGCCGGGACCGTCGCGCTGACAGCGCTCGCGATGCGCCGCCGCCGCCACGACCAACCCGATCCGATACCCCAGCTCACGACAGGAGGTGAAACATGA